The Pichia kudriavzevii chromosome 3, complete sequence nucleotide sequence CTAGAGCATCTACGCCAATACTGTTTAGGATATTGAATCTTTATAGATTTGTAGTTTAAATTCCTGGCACTGAAAGCTGAGATTTTAGTAAGGTGTGATTTCGCATTTGCTTGCTATATTCGCTTCTTGGTTTTGGGctgttttttattttttggtgttttaatgtgatttcttcttttcttatttAAAGTAAAAACAGGGTCTCAATAAAAGAATGGCTACTGTACATGCAGATCTAATTAGACGACACAGACGGATCCTAAAACACCAACTAAAACTTTTGAACGAGAAACAAGGCACGGATTTCAAATTAGGACAAAAGAACATCGACGTACTCTTCTATATAAATTACATTCGGTTTGTTAAGAAGCTAGCAGTGGAAACGCAAAAAAATTCCTTAGTTGGAGGATCGTCCGAGGTTATGGACCAACATTGGAAAGAAACAGGAGAGTATTTATTGAACCAGTTTGAGAATGCTCGTAATGCCGGCTGAAATGTCAAGGGACACAAGCTTGTCAATtctgtttgtttatttacAGGTACAAAGAAAGTAAGGTGAGGATATTTACTCATAGAAGAAGTTGTTCATATGAGGGGACTTCAAGATTTCCACGTTTTCAATAGCCAAATCTGGATCCTCCTTGAATTGCACAAACAAACCTTGCAACTGAGCAGTACTTACATATGGTAGTTCCAAGtctttgaactttttcataaatttgtcaagtttttcttcattatcataaaatctttggaacattttctctatttgatAATCTGACGCGTTATCAATGAGGACCTTGACATCTATTCTACCTGGCCGTAAAAGAGCTGGATCAAGCTTTTCTGGGTGATTAGTCGTCATGAATGTTATCACTTCTTCTGCAGATGCAACACCATCAAGAGCATTTAACAACCCACTGAAAGTAACCCCCGATGAATATCCTTGTTCTTTGGATTGTTCACGTCGGTTAAATGCGGcatcaatatcttccaaTAAAAGAATGGTACGTTCAGGAATGTTGTTCATTAAATATGCTAATCTGTCGTCTGTTAAGTTTGGCTCACCAATGTTCATTATTGCAATGTTATAATCGAATTCGCCGGCAAGTGCTTGTATAAAACTTGTTTTACCGCTACCTGGTGGCCCATATAGAAGATATCCTCGACGATAAGGAATACCTCTGTCATTGTACCACGAGCCAGATTCTAGAAACTCCTTGACGTCATCAATAATACTTTCTTTTATACCTTTGTCCAAAATAACAGAATCAATTACACGTTTCCTTCTTGGCTTTCCAAAAACCCTCCAATCTTGCCCCCAGGATTTAAATAAAACTGTTTTACCCtcattcattttcattgccATCTGCCTGGCCTCGTCTAATATTGATGCCAACAGAAACCTATCCTTGTATAACGTCTTCAAAGTAACGGTTTCCATTGGTTGCCCTGAATTGTGGATCCTCTCCGATCTTTCTCTCTTAACGTTAAACCAAGCGCCGTTGTATTTAAACCAATGAGAACCAGGTCCTGGAACAAACGAGAATCCGGTTTGAATCGAGCcattttgatgttgaacATATTTAGTCTGGACACTCAACTGCCTCGAAACTCTATGTTTGTAATTAGCCATCCAATTCAGAAACCAATCATATGATTTATCACTGTTTCTAATTTCCAAATCGACGATTAAACGACGAATCAtcagatttgaaaaagcaaTGAGACCTTTCCGGGCAAGCCCAAGCCCTGCTCCTAAAACCATCAAACCTCCACCAGCGGCAAAGTAGGGGTTGGATGTCACTATCCCTTGTAAGCTTAATTGATTGTCTTTCTCGGGTTTCTCATGTGGATGATTGTAATTGTAAAGTGACAGTTCTTTAGTCGAAGGTTCCTCAATAATCCCCTCCACAACAGGAGGATCAGGTGATTTATCACCTTTTGGAGTGGTACCGAACCAATCTGCTAATACCATCTGGTTAACGAGAAAAAGTTTgtgtttatatttgaaagaccaaaaaaagaaagcgtttttcatttatttctgACATCATAGAAAAAtctccaaaaaaaaataactaTGTAGTTAATAAACGAAAATTCATGTAGGCGCAAGTACATTGAAGTCTGGAAGGCAAGCTATCCTCAGTCTCAAAGCTGCAATACTTCTTTGTGACACCAAAGAGGAACCCCCCTCTGCTCCAACTTATTACATACAGTTTTAGAACTATCGATACATAAACTAGCCGAAACTATGGGAGACGTTAACCCATTCAGTGACAGTGGTGAGAACAATGAGAGCATAGGAATCAATCCTTCCAATATTCCCAAGGTTCCAGTAGTCCAGTATGATGAGAAGgacgaagatgaagaaatgggAGTATTTTCAGCAGAGGAGTCTAACAGTGTCCAATTAGATAATGGAGAATTGAGTTTAGGTGAAGAAAATGTAGAAGAGGAACAAGAAATATCTCCGTTTGAGTACGAGTTTAGTTCTGCACTTTGCTTAAAGTCATCGGATCGTATATTGGATGATCTCAGGTCAGATCcactttttcttcttaaaCAGCAAGATGGTGTTATATCTTTACCAACAATAAACTATGCCAAACAATTGTCCCAGAATGGCGCCTCAACGATGAAATATCAGCCGGTTTACTGGGATACTAAGAATCCAGATTTTGGCTCTTATCGCACCATTGAGTTGGACGGCAATACTTCACTTGCAACATTTACGGGATTACTTGTTCCGTGTGATTCACATTCGTTATTCGAGGATAGTGTCATATATCATTACTGCATCAAAATTAAGTATTACAATGATAGAATTAATGTCAAAAACAGTTTTTATGGATTTCACGACAGTCAGCTATCTGACTCGGATAGGATTTATATTGAACCCGAAGATATTTTGTGTGCCGCTGGGGAAATTCCGAAGGAGTCGATAGATATCCTTTTGAAATCCCTTCCAAAAGTGGTTGATTCGGGGAACTTCATTTCGAAGGAAACCGGAACAGTTATTAGAGTGGAAGTGTACTCCAGTATCCTCGATCAAAGTGACTTGGAATTGTTTAGTTTAACAGAGATTCAAACAAGAGTTGCTAAATTTAACTCACAAGAACCAGAAGGTCAGTCTTTTGGTAACGCATTGACCCCGCATGACAGTTTTCTGAAATTTAGATCCGTTTTAACTGGCGCTATCAAACAAACTGATGAAAGAGATTTAAAGAAGATAGATGTACAGAAGAAGTTTCTACAGGTTTCcattgatattgatttgTTGCTTgataagttttttttttcattggatAACGAGAATAACTCACCTTGCATTTATCCGGTTATAATATCTAAACTAGGAGAGTATTCGTTTGTTtatgaaaactttttgagGAGGGCTGCCAATGAGGCTGCCTATTTTGCAGCTATTACCTCACCCAACCAGtatgatttttcaaatagcTTTTCGAATTCATTTGAAAGTGTATTTAATGTCcttcatgaatttgattcaCAGCAGCAAAATTACAATTGGCTGAAATGGAATGATAAATACTACAACGAGGcttcaattgttttatcaatatGTCCTCATTACAATGACCAGTTGATCATTAATATGTATCAGAATTTAACGACACATGATCCAGTTAACAGCccaatttattttgatgCCTTGACTTATTTCGTTACTTCAAGATACTCCGATGATCTTCCCTATTATGTTactattttgaaagagaagggTATATTAGGATTTGGAGAGTTGAAAGGATGTTTTGATAGATTTGGGTTCCACATTAGTTCTTGCGATACGTTGGATAGTATAACTGATGAACAACTATTATTGGCATACCAGAACCAGCTCATTGTTGCTACATCCAAATACGAGAAGGTCACTTTTAGAGATTGTCTTGCAAAAATTGCGAAATATAGGTCCAGTGAGTACCTTCAACGATATTTGAATACGGAACCTTTCTTTGACTTGCTGGATGCGTATCAGTTACTCGAAATCGAGCCAAACCTTGATGATTCTTTGTTAATCACTCTCTATGATTATAGAATATCAGAGAGTGGAA carries:
- a CDS encoding uncharacterized protein (PKUD0C11030; similar to Saccharomyces cerevisiae YDR375C (BCS1); ancestral locus Anc_5.448) → MKNAFFFWSFKYKHKLFLVNQMVLADWFGTTPKGDKSPDPPVVEGIIEEPSTKELSLYNYNHPHEKPEKDNQLSLQGIVTSNPYFAAGGGLMVLGAGLGLARKGLIAFSNLMIRRLIVDLEIRNSDKSYDWFLNWMANYKHRVSRQLSVQTKYVQHQNGSIQTGFSFVPGPGSHWFKYNGAWFNVKRERSERIHNSGQPMETVTLKTLYKDRFLLASILDEARQMAMKMNEGKTVLFKSWGQDWRVFGKPRRKRVIDSVILDKGIKESIIDDVKEFLESGSWYNDRGIPYRRGYLLYGPPGSGKTSFIQALAGEFDYNIAIMNIGEPNLTDDRLAYLMNNIPERTILLLEDIDAAFNRREQSKEQGYSSGVTFSGLLNALDGVASAEEVITFMTTNHPEKLDPALLRPGRIDVKVLIDNASDYQIEKMFQRFYDNEEKLDKFMKKFKDLELPYVSTAQLQGLFVQFKEDPDLAIENVEILKSPHMNNFFYE